One genomic segment of Choristoneura fumiferana chromosome Z, NRCan_CFum_1, whole genome shotgun sequence includes these proteins:
- the LOC141431640 gene encoding uncharacterized protein — MDLTEENTFKHYYYPENHDELSDDGEGTLAFKVKRAIAKNKRPNNSIHGFFEKRKKKKVPKNSSTVSQATADGVAFIKANQDESAYASHLIKIEVYDIDKIKNIPPTEQWKHAEVRVKYYAHSEEDEHVQQTRDVIYNITKQLSAKSDCVNFVLDNQK, encoded by the exons ATGGAT ctGACTGAAGAAAACACATTTAAGCACTATTATTATCCAGAGAATCACGATGAACTGAGCGATGACGGCGAAGGAACATTAGCTTTCAAAGTAAAGAGGGCAATCGCCAAGAACAAAAGACCTAATAACAGTATTCACGGATTCTTTGAAAAGCGCAAGAAAAAGAAGGTTCCCAAAAACTCTTCGACTGTTAGTCAAGCCACTGCAGATGGTGTTGCTTTTATCAAAGCAAACCAAGACGAATCAGCTTACGCATCACACCTCATTAAAATCGAGGTGTATGATATAGACAAGATTAAGAACATTCCCCCGACAGAACAATGGAAACATGCCGAAGTCCGTGTTAAATATTACGCCCACTCCGAAGAAGATGAACACGTTCAACAGACCAGAGACGTCATCTACAACATCACTAAGCAGTTGTCAGCAAAAAGTGATTGTGTTAATTTCGTTTTagacaatcaaaaataa